Proteins co-encoded in one Siniperca chuatsi isolate FFG_IHB_CAS linkage group LG11, ASM2008510v1, whole genome shotgun sequence genomic window:
- the LOC122884273 gene encoding uncharacterized protein LOC122884273 isoform X2 codes for MQTISVVTKRCGCYWACSVSQTAPTSLGCLAKGREGHVAWVCSSERSLSTLWVAWILHAIFTGGRGGSERRAPQPVGSAHFLRCLFENTAAQFCCILAAAQADGLKTGHGGFKAIRRCRNTPTRCSGDLFSKQFHLFDKFYKLDPTYTFVRKLHSCTEFKPHVSEEMQIK; via the exons ATGCAGACTATTAGTGTTGTCACGAAACGCTGCGGATGCTACTGGGCATGCTCAGTGAGTCAGACAGCCCCCACATCGCTGGGCTGTTTGGCGAAGGGAAGGGAAGGTCACGTCGCCTGGGTGTGCAGCAGCGAGCGCTCCCTCAGCACGCTCTGGGTTGCCTGGATTCTGCACGCGATCTTCACCGGGGGGCGGGGTGGGAGCGAGCGCCGGGCGCCGCAGCCAGTTGGGTCAGCTCATTTCCTGCgttgtttgtttgaaaatacTGCAGCACAGTTTTGCTGCATTTTGGCTGCGGCTCAAGCCGATGGCCTTAAAACAGGCCACGGAGGGTTCAAGGCCATCAGACGCTGCCGAAATACACCGACCCGCTGCTCAGGTGAC cTGTTCTCAAAACAGTTTCACCTGTTTGACAAGTTTTACAAACTGGACCCAACCTACACGTTCGTCAGAAAACTTCACTCCTGTACAG